A window of the Diabrotica undecimpunctata isolate CICGRU chromosome 1, icDiaUnde3, whole genome shotgun sequence genome harbors these coding sequences:
- the LOC140432372 gene encoding uncharacterized protein: MQESDSYSEYDDSEEDRNYSPIEESSSDSNPDLQNIADVHLNKSLKKKGKKRLRYSDLDKRQVRKRKRNAGEEYVGYKNKLVKARSLQNYIHTCRFQCQKFTDEERQEIFNQFWGLGNWNLQNAFMTSCTEIALPKRRRTEAVTNKGKSVTIKLKNMRVCKMFFLKTLDISNGRYSRILNGISDVGITAVDKRGRAPCPNKLSQDVIDKVKRHIDMFPKYTSHYTRHYNPRRRYLPSFLVIRKMYKCYLEHCQENNEAPVKEWFYRRVFNTEFNLSFHHPLSDTCNKCDKFETSIKSCTSESDKKKIMCERELHHRKAESGIQAKKEAKIVAETSRNEEVVSVCFDLQKTLPTPALTTNKVFYMRVLWTYNFGVHNLGKKCASMYMWDESVASRGSKEVSSCLWKFIAGLNQNTRHLIAFSDSCSGQNKNKNIVKFFMYVVKETQLEIIDHKFLEPGHTFMECDEDFGVIEKYKKQVPYIFVPSEWMNAVRNSSKKFKCEEMKMEHFISLKNFNEYVQENIKKDDENNQIKWREIKWIRFEKKDPFTMKFKYTLNEETEFITVNCMKKMRGRPPQNISLSQLNSSPMSLKYEKWKNLQDLLCFVPPIYHQFYNQLNHTAKKGKQGQKKKPMQPEERKEKDNEDDDEVDDNDKILLSDYDDEEDI; this comes from the exons ATGCAAG aatCTGACAGTTATTCGGAATATGACGATTCAGAAGAGGACAGAAACTATAGTCCAATAGAAGAAAGTAGTAGCGATAGTAATCCTGATCTACAAAACATTGCAGATGTTCATTTAAACAAGTCATTAAAGAAAAAGGGCAAAAAACGTTTGAGATATAGCGATTTAGATAAGAGGCAAGTaagaaaacgaaaaagaaatGCAGGTGAGGAATACGTAGGCTATAAAAACAAGTTAGTAAAAGCAAGAAGTTTGCAAAATTATATACATACTTGCAGATTTCAGTGTCAAAAATTTACCGATGAAGAAAGACAGGAAATATTTAACCAATTCTGGGGTCTAGGAAATTGGAATCTGCAGAATGCATTCATGACGTCTTGTACAGAGATCGCTTTGCCCAAACGACGACGTACAGAAGCTGTTACTAATAAAGGAAAGAGCGTTACTatcaaactaaaaaatatgaGAGTTTGCAAAATGTTTTTCTTAAAAACTTTGGATATCAGCAATGGACGTTATTCGAGAATTTTAAATGGGATATCTGACGTTGGAATCACCGCTGTTGATAAAAGAGGAAGAGCTCCATGTCCTAATAAACTATCACAGGATGTAATTGATAAGGTAAAACGACATATTGATATGTTTCCAAAATATACCAGCCATTACACCAGACATTACAATCCCCGTAGACGGTACCTTCCTTCATTTTTGGTCATAAGAAAAATGTATAAGTGTTACCTAGAGCATTGTCAAGAAAATAACGAAGCTCCTGTCAAGGAATGGTTCTACAGGAGAGTGTTTAATACCGAATTTAATCTAAGTTTTCATCATCCCTTGTCCGATACTTGTAATAAGTGCGATAAGttcgaaacatcaataaaatcgTGCACAAGTGAGtcagataaaaagaaaataatgtgcgAGAGAGAGCTTCATCACCGAAAAGCCGAATCGGGAATACAAGCCAAAAAAGAGGCAAAAATAGTGGCTGAAACTTCAAGGAATGAAGAAGTGGTATCAGTTTGTTTCGATCTACAAAAAACTTTACCTACACCAGCACTTACAACCAACAAAGTGTTTTATATGCGAGTATTATGGACATATAATTTTGGAGTCCATAATTTGGGCAAGAAATGTGCTTCAATGTATATGTGGGATGAATCGGTAGCATCCAGAGGCTCTAAGGAAGTTTCTTCATGTCTTTGGAAATTTATTGCTGGTCTTAATCAAAATACACGACATCTTATTGCATTTAGTGATTCTTGTTCGggacaaaataagaataaaaatattgtgaaattttttatGTATGTGGTTAAAGAAACTCAGCTAGAAATAATAGACCACAAATTCCTTGAACCGGGACATACCTTCATGGAATGCGATGAAGATTTCGGAGTCATTGAAAAGTACAAAAAGCAAGTACCTTATATTTTTGTACCCAGTGAGTGGATGAATGCTGTGAGAAACAGTTCTAAGAAGTTTAAATGTGAAGAAATGAAGATGGAGCACTTCATTTCACTCAAAAACTTCAACGAGTACGTGCAGGAAAATATTAAAAAGGATGATGAGAATAATCAGataaaatggagagaaataaaaTGGATTCGGTTTGAGAAGAAAGACCCATTTACTATGAAATTCAAGTACACTCTCAATGAAGAGACTGAATTTATAACTGTTAACTGTATGAAGAAGATGCGTGGAAGACCACCTCAGAATATTAGTCTTAGCCAACTGAATAGTTCACCCATGAGTCTGAAGTATGAAAAATGGAAGAATTTACAAGACCTACTATGCTTTGTGCCACCAATTTACCATCAATTTTACAATCAGCTCAATCACACTGCGAAGAAGGGAAAACAAGGTCAGAAAAAGAAGCCAATGCAacctgaagaaagaaaagagaaggaCAATGAAGATGACGATGAGGTAGACGACAATGATAAAATACTTTTGAGCGACTATGATGATGAGGAAGATATTTAG